A DNA window from Actinokineospora baliensis contains the following coding sequences:
- a CDS encoding M28 family peptidase, whose translation MKRRTMTAGVALAVFAGTAVALTVSPVFASQEQQAQAQDRQALAVSAADRAAVSGADALAKGPDEAYSRDLVTPYFNDLYSVSYQRSYRGLPVVGGDATVLADGQGRVQAIMAATKSKVAVPSTSAVVTKAAAEQTSRGLQAKTTKVESSRLVVKVVNDAPKLAWEHVLVGSTKEGGPSHLNVWVDANSGAVLDKVEDAAHGTVNGEWNGNVNIDTTNSGGTYRLVDPNRPGLQCADYSGGTVFSKSSDSWGTGSETSKETGCGELMYAAQQEWNMLRDWMGRNGHNGSGRSWPAKVGLNEQNAYWDGSQITIGKNSAGKWIASMDVVGHEYGHGLDQNTPGGTSSESGLGEGTGDIFGALTEAYANNAKDVPDYLVGETINLVGNGPIRNMYNPSLVSNNPNCYSSSIPNTEVHAAAGPLNHWFYLLAEGNNPGGGKPTSPICSGGPSSVTGLGIKDAGRIFYGGMLLKTSGMTYKKYRVATLTAAKNLDSTCNFFNKTKAAWDAITLPAQSGEPTCTGTPGNEFSVSLNPSSGSIAKGNSGTFSVATQTTSGSAQNVTLSASGQPSGVTVSFSPTSVQTGSSSTATVNVGSSVANGTYSITVTAAGATSHTATYSLTVTGGGNPDPGAPNIDVAAVQAHLTQLNTIATNAGGNRRAGSSGYTQSVAYIKGKLQQAGFTVAEQSCSSCTYVSNNLIADWPGGDTAQTIMFGAHLDSVSAGPGINDNGSGSATLLENALQLAAKNPTMLKHVRFAWWTDEEQGLNGSKFYVNQLSSTAKSQIKAYYNFDMVASKNGGYFINNINTTAAAPLKEYWTSLNLAPQENVEGAGRSDDYSFQNAGIPSSGYATGASARKTAAEAQKWGGTANAAYDSCYHSSCDTTSNINATALDRSADGVAYTIWKQAVGTTTPTNDFSVSLNPTSGTVQPGNSATTTVSTQTTSGSAQNVTLSATGAPSGVTVSFSPSSVQTGSSSTATINVGSSTASGNYQITISGVGSATRSATYNLTVGNTNPGNCTGSNVIVNGGFESGTSPWTTTSGVIDSSAQEAPHGGSWKAWLNGWGSTRTDSAAQTVTIPAGCTNSTLTYWLRITTNETENVQYDKLTVTVGGTTVASYSNVDAGGSYVQRTINVGQYAGQSVTVKFNGVEDASLQTSFLIDDVALQTS comes from the coding sequence CGGTCGTCGGCGGCGACGCCACCGTCCTGGCCGACGGCCAGGGCCGGGTCCAGGCGATCATGGCCGCCACGAAGTCGAAGGTGGCCGTCCCGTCCACCTCCGCCGTGGTCACCAAGGCCGCCGCCGAGCAGACCTCGCGCGGCCTGCAGGCCAAGACCACCAAGGTCGAGTCCAGCCGCCTGGTCGTCAAGGTCGTCAACGACGCGCCCAAGCTGGCCTGGGAGCACGTGCTGGTCGGCTCGACCAAGGAGGGTGGCCCGAGCCACCTCAACGTCTGGGTCGACGCCAACTCCGGCGCGGTCCTGGACAAGGTCGAGGACGCCGCCCACGGCACCGTCAACGGTGAGTGGAACGGCAACGTCAACATCGACACCACCAACTCCGGCGGCACCTACCGCCTCGTGGACCCGAACCGCCCGGGTCTGCAGTGCGCTGACTACTCCGGTGGCACCGTCTTCTCGAAGTCCTCGGACTCCTGGGGCACCGGCTCGGAGACGAGCAAGGAGACCGGCTGCGGCGAGCTGATGTACGCCGCCCAGCAGGAGTGGAACATGCTCCGCGACTGGATGGGCCGCAACGGGCACAACGGCTCCGGCCGCAGCTGGCCCGCGAAGGTCGGTCTGAACGAGCAGAACGCCTACTGGGACGGCTCGCAGATCACCATCGGCAAGAACTCCGCGGGCAAGTGGATCGCGTCCATGGACGTCGTCGGCCACGAGTACGGCCACGGCCTGGACCAGAACACCCCCGGTGGCACCTCTTCGGAGTCGGGTCTCGGCGAGGGCACGGGTGACATCTTCGGCGCCCTGACCGAGGCCTACGCCAACAACGCCAAGGACGTCCCGGACTACCTGGTCGGCGAGACGATCAACCTCGTCGGCAACGGTCCGATCCGCAACATGTACAACCCGTCCCTGGTGAGCAACAACCCCAACTGCTACAGCTCCTCGATCCCCAACACCGAGGTGCACGCGGCCGCTGGCCCGCTCAACCACTGGTTCTACCTGCTCGCCGAGGGCAACAACCCCGGCGGCGGCAAGCCGACCAGCCCGATCTGCTCCGGCGGCCCGTCCTCGGTCACCGGCCTGGGCATCAAGGACGCCGGTCGCATCTTCTACGGCGGCATGCTCCTCAAGACCTCGGGCATGACCTACAAGAAGTACCGCGTCGCGACGCTGACCGCCGCGAAGAACCTCGACTCCACCTGCAACTTCTTCAACAAGACCAAGGCCGCGTGGGACGCCATCACCCTGCCCGCGCAGTCCGGTGAGCCCACCTGCACCGGCACCCCGGGCAACGAGTTCAGCGTCTCGCTGAACCCGTCCTCGGGCTCGATCGCCAAGGGCAACTCGGGCACCTTCTCCGTCGCGACCCAGACCACCTCTGGCTCGGCGCAGAACGTGACCCTGTCCGCCTCGGGTCAGCCCTCGGGCGTGACCGTGTCGTTCTCGCCGACCTCGGTGCAGACCGGCTCGTCCTCCACCGCGACCGTCAACGTCGGTTCCTCGGTGGCCAACGGCACCTACTCGATCACCGTGACCGCGGCGGGCGCCACCAGCCACACCGCGACCTACTCGCTGACCGTGACCGGTGGCGGCAACCCGGACCCGGGCGCGCCGAACATCGACGTGGCCGCGGTCCAGGCGCACCTGACCCAGCTCAACACCATCGCGACGAACGCGGGCGGCAACCGCCGCGCGGGTAGCTCCGGCTACACCCAGTCCGTCGCCTACATCAAGGGCAAGCTGCAGCAGGCGGGCTTCACCGTCGCCGAGCAGAGCTGCAGCAGCTGCACCTACGTGTCGAACAACCTGATCGCCGACTGGCCCGGTGGCGACACCGCCCAGACGATCATGTTCGGCGCGCACCTGGACAGCGTCTCCGCGGGCCCCGGCATCAACGACAACGGCTCGGGCTCGGCCACGCTGCTGGAGAACGCCCTGCAGCTCGCCGCCAAGAACCCGACCATGCTCAAGCACGTCCGGTTCGCCTGGTGGACCGACGAGGAGCAGGGCCTCAACGGCTCGAAGTTCTACGTCAACCAGCTGAGCTCGACCGCGAAGTCGCAGATCAAGGCGTACTACAACTTCGACATGGTGGCCTCCAAGAACGGCGGCTACTTCATCAACAACATCAACACCACCGCGGCCGCGCCGCTCAAGGAGTACTGGACCTCGCTGAACCTGGCGCCGCAGGAGAACGTCGAGGGCGCTGGCCGCTCCGACGACTACTCGTTCCAGAACGCGGGCATCCCGTCCTCGGGCTACGCCACCGGTGCGTCGGCGCGCAAGACCGCCGCTGAGGCGCAGAAGTGGGGCGGCACCGCGAACGCCGCCTACGACTCCTGCTACCACAGCTCCTGCGACACCACCTCCAACATCAACGCCACGGCCCTCGACCGCAGCGCTGACGGTGTCGCGTACACGATCTGGAAGCAGGCCGTGGGCACCACCACGCCGACCAACGACTTCTCCGTGTCGTTGAACCCGACCTCTGGCACCGTCCAGCCGGGCAACTCGGCCACCACCACGGTGTCGACCCAGACCACCTCTGGCTCGGCGCAGAACGTCACCCTGTCGGCCACCGGCGCTCCCTCGGGCGTGACCGTGTCCTTCAGCCCGTCCTCGGTGCAGACCGGCTCGTCCTCGACCGCGACCATCAACGTCGGGTCGTCCACCGCCTCGGGCAACTACCAGATCACGATCTCCGGTGTCGGGTCGGCCACGCGTTCGGCGACCTACAACCTGACCGTGGGCAACACCAACCCGGGCAACTGCACCGGCTCGAACGTCATCGTCAACGGCGGCTTCGAGTCCGGCACCTCGCCGTGGACCACCACCTCGGGCGTCATCGACAGCTCGGCGCAGGAGGCCCCGCACGGCGGTTCCTGGAAGGCGTGGCTCAACGGCTGGGGCTCCACCCGGACCGACAGCGCGGCGCAGACCGTCACCATCCCGGCGGGCTGCACCAACTCCACGCTGACCTACTGGCTGCGCATCACCACCAACGAGACCGAGAACGTCCAGTACGACAAGCTGACCGTGACCGTGGGTGGTACCACCGTCGCCAGCTACTCGAACGTGGACGCGGGCGGCTCGTACGTGCAGCGCACGATCAACGTCGGCCAGTACGCGGGTCAGTCGGTCACCGTGAAGTTCAACGGTGTCGAGGACGCGTCGCTGCAGACCAGCTTCCTCATCGACGATGTGGCGCTGCAGACCAGCTGA
- a CDS encoding glycosyltransferase family 2 protein has product MRVDVVVPARDEGALVGACVRSVLAGSAGLDVRVVVVANGCSDDTGERAREAGAVVVETAGEGKAAALNVGLAHCRSGAVVFLDADTVLTPGALGAMARALDVPRPRLVGPRPLLVEPSGWLARSFAAVWLRLPGVAGDVVGAGCYAVNAAGRALVPEFPDVVADDAWVRTRFEERVVAGTFLFVLPSGRELINVVRRWRDGNAALPESPSAGTGINLAFVARRPRLWPYLPGFLAVLALGRRQRGWARSEAVRHTGRMASSYTFLTETTPTADAYEQLHTLASRFPQAGLYGAGPGDLVRRGRPVGVALVETRLWDRVGRPTDLGTLYARARAVGATPMTTPLAR; this is encoded by the coding sequence ATGAGGGTGGATGTGGTGGTGCCCGCTCGGGATGAGGGGGCACTGGTGGGGGCCTGTGTCCGATCGGTGTTGGCCGGTAGCGCCGGGCTGGATGTGCGGGTGGTGGTGGTCGCCAACGGGTGTTCGGATGACACGGGGGAGCGGGCTCGGGAGGCTGGGGCCGTTGTCGTCGAGACCGCGGGGGAGGGGAAGGCGGCGGCGTTGAACGTGGGGTTGGCGCATTGCCGGTCGGGGGCGGTGGTGTTCCTCGATGCCGACACCGTTTTGACGCCGGGGGCTTTGGGGGCGATGGCTCGGGCCTTGGATGTGCCGCGGCCCAGGTTGGTGGGGCCGCGGCCGTTGTTGGTCGAGCCGTCGGGGTGGTTGGCGCGGAGTTTCGCCGCTGTGTGGCTGCGGTTGCCGGGGGTTGCCGGGGATGTTGTGGGGGCCGGGTGTTACGCGGTCAACGCGGCTGGGCGTGCCCTGGTGCCCGAGTTCCCGGACGTGGTCGCCGATGATGCTTGGGTGCGGACCAGGTTCGAGGAGCGGGTCGTTGCCGGGACCTTCCTGTTCGTGCTGCCCAGCGGCCGCGAGCTGATCAACGTCGTGCGGCGGTGGCGGGACGGCAACGCGGCTCTGCCGGAGTCGCCGTCCGCGGGCACGGGCATCAACCTGGCCTTCGTCGCACGTCGGCCGCGCCTGTGGCCGTACCTGCCCGGTTTCCTCGCCGTCCTCGCACTGGGCAGGCGGCAGCGCGGTTGGGCGAGGTCGGAGGCCGTGCGCCACACCGGCCGCATGGCCTCCTCCTACACCTTCCTCACCGAAACGACCCCCACCGCGGACGCCTACGAGCAGCTCCACACCCTGGCGTCGAGGTTCCCCCAGGCTGGTCTCTACGGCGCGGGACCCGGCGACCTGGTCCGGCGCGGCAGGCCGGTCGGTGTCGCGCTGGTGGAGACCCGGCTCTGGGACCGCGTCGGGCGGCCCACCGACCTGGGCACCCTCTACGCCAGGGCCCGCGCGGTCGGCGCCACCCCGATGACCACGCCGCTGGCCCGCTGA
- a CDS encoding LLM class flavin-dependent oxidoreductase: protein MSIPLSILDLAAVASGRTPAEAVRDTIDLARRAEQFGYQRFWVAEHHFASGVASAAPAVLSALIAGATSSIRVGSGAVLLGYYTPVSVAEQFGTIALAHPGRVDLGLGRSGLVRARDWAGKFNAANAPAAPARLVDGLLIPGKAKANLGDPEVRRRLEAGQRLLGAREEDVDYSEQVRQILAFLTAGYTAEDGTRFHAPAAEGTDTQVWVLGSSAGPSAQAAAELGLPFTANYHVSPSSVLEAVEAYRAAFVPSVAFPRPHVMVSADVVVAEDSATARELAAPYAQWVLSIRAGDGAIPFPTPAEAAAFEWTEELRGLVDDRVQTQFVGTADEVADKLRTLQRVTGADELMVTTLTHQHADRVRSFELLAKEWIS, encoded by the coding sequence ATGTCCATCCCACTGTCCATCTTGGACTTGGCGGCGGTGGCCTCCGGCCGCACGCCTGCCGAGGCGGTGCGCGACACGATCGACCTGGCCAGGCGGGCCGAGCAGTTCGGCTACCAGCGGTTCTGGGTCGCCGAGCACCACTTCGCCAGCGGGGTGGCCTCGGCGGCGCCCGCCGTGCTCAGCGCGCTGATCGCGGGCGCGACCAGCAGCATCCGGGTGGGGTCCGGCGCGGTGCTGCTGGGCTACTACACCCCGGTCTCGGTGGCCGAGCAGTTCGGCACCATCGCGCTGGCGCACCCCGGCCGGGTCGACCTCGGCCTCGGCCGCTCCGGCCTGGTCCGGGCCCGCGACTGGGCGGGCAAGTTCAACGCGGCGAACGCCCCGGCGGCACCCGCGCGCCTGGTGGACGGGCTGCTCATCCCCGGCAAGGCCAAGGCGAACCTGGGCGACCCGGAGGTCCGGCGCAGGCTGGAGGCCGGTCAGCGGCTGCTCGGGGCCCGGGAGGAGGACGTCGACTACAGCGAGCAGGTCCGGCAGATCCTGGCCTTCCTCACCGCGGGCTACACCGCCGAGGACGGGACGCGGTTCCACGCCCCCGCCGCGGAGGGCACCGACACCCAGGTCTGGGTGCTGGGCTCCAGCGCGGGACCGAGCGCTCAAGCGGCTGCGGAGCTGGGCCTGCCGTTCACCGCGAACTACCACGTGAGCCCGTCGTCGGTGCTGGAGGCGGTCGAGGCCTACCGGGCGGCGTTCGTCCCGTCAGTGGCCTTCCCGCGGCCGCACGTGATGGTCTCCGCGGACGTCGTGGTCGCCGAGGACAGCGCCACCGCGCGCGAGCTCGCCGCGCCCTATGCCCAGTGGGTGCTCAGCATCCGGGCGGGCGACGGCGCCATCCCGTTCCCGACCCCGGCCGAGGCGGCGGCCTTCGAGTGGACCGAGGAGCTGCGCGGCCTGGTCGACGACCGCGTCCAGACCCAATTCGTCGGCACCGCAGACGAGGTCGCCGACAAGCTGCGCACGCTGCAGCGGGTCACCGGCGCCGACGAGCTGATGGTCACCACGCTCACCCACCAGCACGCCGACCGGGTGCGCTCGTTCGAGCTGCTGGCCAAGGAGTGGATCAGCTAG
- a CDS encoding ABC transporter ATP-binding protein, which translates to MSVLSIEDVWVERSGLPIVRGAAVSVGAGQVTVLLGANGAGKTTLLEGVSGAIPIARGAITLAGARVEKLRAWRRARAGLAHVEQNRTVFRDLSTADNLLAACRPGGTIDEVLDLFPELRKQINAPAGLLSGGEQQMLVVGRALLGRPKVLLVDEMSLGLAPIVVERLARAIRQLADSGVGVLLVEQFANLALGIADRAYVMARGEMVYAGDGSALLANESLLRALYLGDTRV; encoded by the coding sequence GTGAGTGTTCTGTCCATTGAGGACGTCTGGGTCGAGCGGTCGGGCCTGCCGATCGTGCGCGGCGCGGCGGTCTCGGTCGGCGCTGGGCAGGTCACCGTCCTGCTCGGTGCCAACGGCGCGGGCAAGACCACCCTGCTCGAAGGGGTCTCCGGGGCGATCCCGATCGCCAGGGGCGCCATCACGCTGGCGGGCGCGCGGGTGGAGAAGCTGCGGGCCTGGCGCCGGGCGCGGGCCGGACTGGCCCACGTCGAGCAGAACCGCACCGTGTTCCGGGACCTGTCCACCGCGGACAACCTGCTCGCCGCCTGCCGCCCCGGCGGCACCATCGACGAGGTGCTCGACCTGTTCCCGGAGCTGCGCAAGCAGATCAACGCCCCGGCAGGCCTGCTCTCCGGCGGCGAGCAGCAGATGCTGGTCGTGGGCAGGGCGCTGCTGGGCAGGCCCAAGGTGCTGCTGGTCGACGAGATGTCGCTGGGTCTGGCGCCGATCGTGGTCGAGCGCCTGGCCAGGGCGATCCGCCAGCTCGCCGACTCCGGGGTCGGGGTGCTGCTGGTCGAGCAGTTCGCCAACCTCGCGCTGGGCATCGCCGACCGCGCGTACGTGATGGCCAGGGGCGAGATGGTCTACGCCGGTGACGGATCGGCCCTGCTGGCCAACGAGTCGCTGCTGCGCGCCCTCTACCTGGGCGACACCCGCGTCTGA
- a CDS encoding sugar nucleotide-binding protein encodes MSAVEVLDDGVSGRWLVTGACGQLGAHVMEQLAHTGAAVLGVGARPCPGAHGTVLPLDLRRGDDLDAVLRRYRPTHVVHLAAVSAPGQVALDPRRGWALNTVVARRLAAYARQEDAWMLYPSSDFIWEGTARRRYREQDAPVARSAYACTKLAGERAVLEENAGVVARFSLLQGDPLCPRQTTWTRVGAALRAGREVPVCADEYRTPLALTAAARVVVGLGQRRARGLLHVAGPEVLTPRDLVARVAEGIGVVPRLRVISRRDLPGGAERPANMAMSGALLAARWPELAPGPLRVRPAFGVVIPVYRGADVLHRSIGSLAEQEFPGDLHVALAVNDGEPRTLRAAQRLAPVLRAAGARCAVLLTPPGRVPAINAAEAVLPAGPRLYLDQDAVLSPGSLTGLARALAPGTGTHFAVPTVHIAHTDSVVSRAYYRTWRSLPYVRQSPATMGAYAVSALGRTRWPHFAPIRSDDKWVRWHFAPEERAVVTTASYEVIVPRGPRELVRARRRYQKGNDELTSLPMAHGDGEGRHRGVVGALLRRPASGAVFLGVHAAAVVLDRWSPR; translated from the coding sequence TTGTCCGCGGTTGAGGTGCTCGACGACGGTGTGTCGGGTCGGTGGTTGGTCACCGGGGCGTGTGGGCAGCTCGGTGCCCACGTGATGGAACAGCTGGCGCACACGGGTGCCGCTGTGCTGGGGGTCGGCGCGCGGCCGTGCCCCGGTGCGCACGGAACCGTTCTGCCCCTTGACCTCCGCCGCGGTGACGACCTGGACGCGGTGCTGCGCCGGTACCGGCCGACCCACGTGGTCCACTTGGCCGCGGTGTCCGCGCCGGGGCAGGTGGCGCTCGACCCGCGGCGCGGGTGGGCGCTCAACACCGTTGTGGCGCGGCGGTTGGCCGCGTACGCGCGTCAAGAGGACGCGTGGATGCTTTACCCGTCAAGCGATTTCATCTGGGAGGGCACCGCTCGACGGCGCTACCGGGAGCAGGACGCACCCGTGGCGCGGTCCGCCTACGCGTGCACCAAGCTCGCGGGGGAACGGGCTGTGCTGGAGGAGAACGCGGGTGTTGTCGCCCGGTTCTCCTTGCTGCAAGGCGATCCCCTGTGCCCGAGGCAGACGACGTGGACCCGGGTCGGGGCCGCGTTGCGGGCCGGGCGCGAAGTGCCGGTGTGCGCGGACGAGTACCGGACCCCCTTGGCGCTCACCGCGGCGGCGCGGGTTGTCGTTGGCCTGGGGCAGCGACGGGCACGCGGTCTGCTGCACGTCGCTGGGCCGGAGGTGCTGACCCCGCGCGACTTGGTAGCTCGTGTCGCTGAGGGCATCGGGGTGGTGCCGCGGCTGCGCGTGATCTCCCGCCGCGACCTGCCCGGTGGTGCCGAACGCCCGGCGAACATGGCGATGTCCGGTGCGCTGCTGGCCGCCAGGTGGCCGGAGTTGGCGCCGGGACCGCTGCGGGTGCGGCCCGCGTTCGGCGTGGTGATCCCGGTGTACCGGGGCGCGGACGTGCTGCACCGGTCGATCGGGTCGCTGGCCGAGCAGGAGTTCCCCGGCGACCTGCACGTCGCGCTCGCGGTCAACGACGGTGAACCCCGCACGCTGCGCGCCGCCCAGCGGCTGGCCCCCGTGCTGCGCGCCGCCGGTGCCCGCTGCGCCGTGCTGCTCACCCCGCCCGGCCGGGTCCCCGCCATCAACGCCGCCGAAGCCGTGCTGCCCGCAGGCCCCCGCCTCTACCTCGACCAGGACGCCGTCCTCTCACCCGGCAGCCTGACCGGTCTCGCCCGCGCCCTGGCCCCCGGCACCGGCACCCACTTCGCCGTCCCCACCGTCCACATAGCCCACACCGACAGCGTCGTGTCCCGCGCCTACTACCGGACCTGGCGCTCCCTGCCCTACGTCCGCCAATCCCCAGCCACCATGGGCGCCTACGCCGTCTCCGCCCTCGGCCGCACCCGCTGGCCCCACTTCGCCCCCATCCGCTCCGACGACAAGTGGGTCCGCTGGCACTTCGCCCCCGAAGAACGCGCGGTCGTCACGACGGCGAGCTACGAGGTGATCGTCCCGAGAGGGCCCCGCGAGCTGGTAAGGGCACGTCGCCGCTACCAGAAGGGCAACGACGAGCTGACGTCGCTGCCGATGGCGCACGGGGACGGGGAGGGGCGGCATCGAGGAGTGGTGGGCGCCCTGCTGCGCCGACCGGCGTCGGGGGCGGTCTTCCTGGGGGTACACGCGGCGGCCGTGGTGCTGGACCGGTGGTCACCGCGGTGA
- a CDS encoding primary-amine oxidase, translated as MTATTPQVRHPLDPLTGAEIALVRAVLVDAGRVGETTRFPSVLLLEPPKAEVRAHTDGAAFSRRAQAVVLDVATGVASEAVVDLVAGALLDWRDLEPGAGQPAVLFEEYDRSADLVRADERWQAALRRRGVEDFSLAFVAPLSPGFFDYPEEKDRRVLRALTFLRDFEEDSPWAHPVEGLLAKVDLITGEVISVDDVGDVPVPAEHGNFDAAHVGPARTTLKPIEITQPEGVSYTVDGNEVSWEGWKFRVGFNAREGLTLHRVEFDGDSVANRVSMAEMVVPYGDPAPWRYWISYFDAGEYLLGKNANSLKLGCDCLGVIHYFDAVVADDHANAVTIPQAICMHEEDYGILWKHTNILTGATEVRRSRRLVVSFFATIGNYDYGFFWYFYLDGTIQLEAKATGVVFCGSAEPGSTSPYAAEIAPGLMAPVHQHLFCARLDMEVAGERNTVDEVDVVGIPLGPDNPYGNAFTTTTTTLSSEAGAQRLSDATKARTWVIRNDDNTNRLGKPRAYQLMPHTGPTLLAQPESTVAARAAFATKHLWVTQHDDAERFPAGDYPNQHPGQAGLPTWTKADRDLENQDVVLWHVFGPTHVPRPEDWPVMPVDYSGFTLRPHGFRDRNPAMDLPDGAKSCSHCPPGQCGCNH; from the coding sequence ATGACGGCGACGACACCCCAGGTCCGGCATCCCCTCGACCCCCTGACCGGCGCGGAGATCGCCCTGGTCCGCGCGGTCCTGGTCGACGCGGGCCGGGTTGGCGAGACCACGCGGTTCCCCAGCGTGCTGCTGCTGGAGCCGCCCAAGGCCGAGGTCAGGGCGCACACCGACGGGGCGGCGTTCAGCCGCCGGGCGCAGGCCGTGGTGCTCGACGTCGCCACCGGGGTGGCCAGTGAGGCCGTGGTCGACCTGGTGGCCGGGGCGCTGCTCGACTGGCGCGACCTGGAGCCCGGTGCCGGTCAGCCCGCCGTGCTGTTCGAGGAGTACGACCGCAGCGCCGACCTGGTGCGCGCCGACGAGCGCTGGCAGGCCGCGCTGCGCCGCCGCGGTGTCGAGGACTTCTCGCTGGCCTTCGTCGCGCCGCTGTCGCCCGGGTTCTTCGACTACCCCGAAGAGAAGGACCGCCGGGTCCTGCGGGCGCTGACCTTCCTGCGCGACTTCGAGGAGGACAGCCCCTGGGCGCACCCGGTGGAGGGGCTGCTGGCCAAGGTCGACCTGATCACCGGCGAGGTCATCTCGGTGGACGACGTCGGCGACGTCCCGGTGCCCGCCGAGCACGGCAACTTCGACGCCGCGCACGTCGGGCCGGCCCGCACCACGCTCAAGCCGATCGAGATCACCCAGCCCGAGGGCGTGAGCTACACCGTCGACGGCAACGAGGTCAGCTGGGAGGGGTGGAAGTTCCGGGTCGGGTTCAACGCCCGCGAGGGCCTCACCCTGCACCGCGTCGAGTTCGACGGCGACTCGGTGGCCAACCGGGTGTCCATGGCCGAGATGGTCGTCCCCTACGGCGACCCGGCGCCCTGGCGGTACTGGATCTCCTACTTCGACGCGGGCGAGTACCTGCTCGGCAAGAACGCCAACAGCCTCAAGCTGGGCTGCGACTGCCTGGGCGTCATCCACTACTTCGACGCCGTCGTCGCCGACGACCACGCCAACGCGGTGACCATCCCGCAGGCGATCTGCATGCACGAGGAGGACTACGGGATCCTCTGGAAGCACACCAACATCCTCACCGGCGCCACCGAGGTCCGCCGCTCGCGCAGGCTGGTCGTGTCGTTCTTCGCCACCATCGGCAACTACGACTACGGCTTCTTCTGGTACTTCTACCTCGACGGCACCATCCAGCTGGAGGCCAAGGCCACCGGCGTGGTGTTCTGCGGTTCCGCCGAGCCGGGCAGCACCTCCCCGTACGCCGCCGAGATCGCCCCCGGCCTGATGGCCCCGGTCCACCAGCACCTGTTCTGCGCCCGGCTGGACATGGAGGTCGCGGGGGAGCGCAACACCGTCGACGAGGTCGACGTGGTCGGCATCCCCCTGGGCCCCGACAACCCCTACGGCAACGCGTTCACCACGACCACCACGACGCTGAGCAGCGAGGCGGGCGCCCAGCGGCTGTCCGACGCGACCAAGGCCCGCACCTGGGTCATCCGCAACGACGACAACACCAACCGGCTCGGCAAGCCGCGCGCCTACCAGCTGATGCCGCACACCGGCCCCACGCTGCTGGCCCAGCCCGAGTCCACTGTCGCCGCCAGGGCCGCGTTCGCCACCAAGCACCTGTGGGTCACCCAGCACGACGACGCCGAGCGCTTCCCGGCGGGCGACTACCCCAACCAGCACCCCGGCCAGGCGGGTCTCCCGACGTGGACGAAAGCCGACCGCGACCTGGAGAACCAGGACGTCGTGCTCTGGCACGTGTTCGGCCCGACGCACGTGCCCAGGCCGGAGGACTGGCCGGTGATGCCGGTCGACTACAGCGGGTTCACCCTGCGCCCGCACGGCTTCCGCGACCGCAACCCGGCCATGGACCTGCCCGACGGCGCCAAGTCCTGTTCGCACTGCCCGCCGGGCCAGTGCGGTTGCAATCATTGA